The Triplophysa dalaica isolate WHDGS20190420 chromosome 18, ASM1584641v1, whole genome shotgun sequence genome includes the window AATTGAAACAATTTTGCTTTGTCAGAGATATGCCAAAACTTAGAATTCTTTATGTTGATATGATACATTTatctttaagaaaactgaatattaaatgacattttatgcaGTTTTTACTTGAATCCTGGACATTtgatattaaacaaaatgaaaatgtgttttaatacatattatacatatacattatacatattatacatattatatattatttattatttacagatATATACTATATTTGTAGCTCAACATAAAGGTTTACAGTGAGATCACTTTCAATTtcactttttcagttttttagaAATGGTCAGGGCTACATGCCAAAATAtaggtttgttttgatgcaaATGAGATATGAGCaataaacaaatcataaaattaataaacacttgtgattttttaacggtacagcctcaacactccctttctgaaggtggcgctaaacgtaccagacTCTGGTATCCCATCTGCCAcaaaatactacaagaagaagattgcgattgtgtgcagaggctgcacattatggctaatatgattaaaaatgatgttcagttttatgaaaatatcaaatgatTCGCTTCACAAAACGTCAACATATCGCCAgaagccgctttttggaattgtGTGCTTTaggacaggtggaccccatagactcccattatatgtaccagagagggctgcggatttaccaaacaatcttctttatggttctactcaagaaaaatgtcacctacacctcggatggcctgagggtgagtaaataaatgatcaatttgagttttttgctgaactatccctttaaactatCCCAAGTCATTGCTGTTAGAGAATCGCTTTGACCCCGATGTCGACTGCTATCTTCCACtgcttttttcagttttgaagCTTTGGTTTTACTCCTGAACTGGCCCGAACCTGTGGTTTTAGCTATGATTTATCGACCACCACAagaaaccaaacatttcaacGCAGAGTTTTCGTAGTTTGTTGGGGATTTGATCACTAAACATGATCGCACTCAAATTTGAGGTGATTTAAATGTGCATCTTTGCTGCCCCTCTAAGCGGCTAACCTAAAAAATTCTAAGCATGGAGTGTGCCACTTTTGCAGTGGGTTACTCATCCCACATATACTCATGGACACATATTGCACCAAATCTTGTCATATGGGTTATTGACACCGCTATCTTTGAtcatttttcaatttatatTAGATCTCTTCCACAGCTTTCTACTGCATCTGTTTCAAATACCATGCTAGCCCGTGCATattgatagatctggatagaaacatacacttgtttcttgtttatttcattttattattctatttcatttattattattacaatattcatcatatgtattcattcatttattttattattcacttctattcatattatttgttccttactttcctgttgtttaacctcattgggagttgtattgtgtcttatgctgatctgagtatccattggtctccatctcaaggtccataataatgtcatgagacaatgttttgatactgtaatcttaaatggttaaaaacacatattgaatctgtttctagtcaggcgaagtttggcagagcttgactgagcatcaacgcacaactgagattattcaataaatcatttgccTGTCtgtttaacatcacttcgtctcctgcctgctgttcttcccttcagctctatatctccctggtggttgggttaaaggattgactcacaatggagttgatatctccaggtgtaatttgttcctgacggagagagatctagtgaaactggataTCTATCAATATCTACCCCATTTTGATGCAGATTTTATTAAGctttatgataaaataaatcCTGTTTTATCTCTAGAATCTTCACTACCTGACCCTGATGTGGAACAACATTCCTCTTTTTTATACATGGTCTGGAcagatatattaaatattactgCTACATTCAAATTTTTTTAAGCCAAAATGTACATCTAAATCAGAGCCATGGGTCGACCATAGTATTTGCTCCCTCCGACAGTCATGCAGGAAAGCTATTAATGTAGATGTTTAAGTGTCCCTAACGTTAGACTGAGATGAAAATGTGCGGGAGATGTCATGGCGGACAATTTCCCGCTCCCGTTTTTTGCGTAAGGGATGATCCACAGCTAGCCAtgcgttaaagggttttaatgcaagACTTATTATAGGAACCATCCGACGCAAAGCGGAGAGTCAAAaggacatttattatttaaatgttatatagTTTAcaggggcacggtggcttagtggttagcacgttcgcctcacacctccagggttgggggttcgattcccgcctccgacttgtgtgtgtgtggagtttgcatgttctccccgtgcctcgggggtttcctccgggtactccggtttcctcccctggtccaaagacatgcatggtaggttgattggcatctctggaaaaattgtccgtagtgtgtgagtgcgtgagtgaatgagtgtgtgtgtgtgccctgcgatgggttggcactccatccagggtgtatcctgccttgatgcccaaagactcctgagataggcgcaggctccccgtgacccgaggtagttcggataagcggtagaaaatggatggatggatggatagttTACAGGAGATCTCACTGGAAGCATTTTGGGAGtgatttaacatttattcagaCATTTCTTCTTGGGTTTAAGTGGTAATATGGTAAATCCCAGTTGAGCACACACTTTAAGGTCCAACTCCTCGTCTCTCACTTTAATGAACAtttcacttttgtgttttcGTTACATTTAACCGGTGAACTCTAACAACATAAATCCATGACACGTGCAATTATGCTTTGATTTGGGTTGGCAAAGTAACCCTGTTGTGTCGATTTTGACCCCAGCCAGATTACGGTTTCCCTCATTGATACTGCTGCTGGAGCTATTCCAAACCTGTTCTCCATACCTAATCCTTACATTACTGGCAAACGGAGGtcataatttgtcatttttcgGCACCACACCTGTAATGCTTACCAGTCCCCTTCAAGGACTGGACATGTTTTGTATAGGCAAACACCacgcaaaaaaaaacaaatgactgaaaattatatacatttactgTACTTTGCTACCGCCACCTCGTGTCAGAAATGTCAGTGAAACATagaaataaatcagaaatgtaCAGCACATTTTaggaaaacaatttattttgctcTACTTAAGCATACTTCTccacaaatataataataaaaaaatcttcaggAAAAACGATGATTATGataatattcatatattatGAGATATACGTGAGAATCTTTGAACTCAATGTTTAACCATTAACTATCTAAAACGTATTTCGCAGAAATGTTTTGATCATGTTGTTGGTGAATATCTGCCACACATGGGCCCAGTCAGGTGAGTATAGCAAGAGGCGCTGTAGGTAAAATAGAGAATGCCTCCCCTCAATTTACAGCTGTGTGAGTGAGTCCCACGTTCAGGGCTGACCACACACTTCCCCACCATGTCGTTATAAAATACGTCACTGTCCCACACCTCAAATATGAGTTCATGACCAAACTCAATTGATTCAAAATCATAGTTGGCATTCCATTCTGGGTCATTATTATCCATAATCACCTCGGTTTCTTCATACATGAGATTGTACCAAATTTTCACAAAACCATCAGTGCGTGTGAAGAAGTCCGCATTCAAGCCGGCAGCTCTCTGCACCAACACCTTCAACGTGCCACGGCCGGCTCGCATAGGGCAGCAGTTGTGGTCCAGATTTGGTGCTTGAGAACATTTTCGATTTTCTTCGTGATCTACAGGAAGCCTGTTCTCCTCGATGTACTCTGTAACTGCTTTTCTCAGATTGGCTCTGACATCAGGATCAGCCACCAGATGATGAAGAGGGAAAATTGAATATGATATAACATCTGGGTTGTCATGCAAACTCATCATCCAACTCGAGTAGGCTTCCGCTGGGCTTTGGTTTAAAACAAGATCTGGAAAGTatttctcacctcccagcaccTCTATTTTATGCGTCATGAAACCCTGGTAGAAGCCCATGCTCATGTGATCTTTAAGGATTTGAGAGCATTTATTGGAAAAGGAGACATTAGCAGGTACAAATCCCAAAGCTATCTTTAACTCAATGCTTAGGCAGTTTTTGATGTCAGTCTCAGACAAGCCTTTCAGGGTTGCAAGGCAAGTTCGAAAAGCTGTGACCCGTCTCACTCGACCTCCAAGGTGGACTTGACGTATGTAGTGAGTGCCATATGTATCTATAGTCCTTCTGTAgaggggttttgttttgtcgtAATATTGTGACGGAAGTTGCTGCAAATGTTTTGAGAATTCAGCGCTGAGTTCTGGGTGGTCTGTAAGTCTGTAACtgtaaatagataaaaaatgtcAGCATACACAGAATGTGGGTTCAAAATAAAGTACTGTTTGCCTTACATTTAGTTTTCTGACTGGCAGACTGGTCAAAGGAAGGAAAAAAGTACTTATCAAAGCATTTCAAGATTTGCTTTTTAACACTACGTGCAGAAAATACTAATCTAAGCAAATTTGAGATGATCCCACATGAGACTTgttctaaataaattaaaaaacataaaatatataaacatttattttaacagcaGCTTATTTTCAAAGTTGACTTCAAACTGcaaatgttaaatacattttattgtttatagtttGCTTGGAAAATTGCATTACCAGACTACTTtcacaaagtaaataaatgagaaaGTATCAAAACATTTTGCTGTAGGTTAATGTACTGTAACAATAGCAGGTTTACTTTCTGTAAGCTTTTAGTTTTTCTACTCTTATTTTGAATATACATATAAGACTGAATAGGTCCTGTTATTCTATAGTTTGTATTTCTGCCAAATCGTTTTTGCCAATAAATTCCTTGgaaggtttttattttgtgcatagTCCTCATAATTTAATTGTATAATCTAACCTAAGTCATTTAGAGGAAATTATGTACAAATATTTGGTCACTGCTGCATGCATACAAGACATCTACAGTATACAAAAATATACTATATAATATAGGATGCATGTATACTGTATGCTTATTTAACCGGTGCTACCATTTTTTCCTTCCCTGTCATAAGCACCAGTGACGAGTCATGCCCCGcacagaatataaaaacaattgtgtttaatactgtatattctgtACGAAGTCATAAACTGGAAAACCATTGCCTTACCTGTAATACGTGCAGCTGATCTCATGAAGAGCAAAAGTGGCTTTATCCACTGAATTCTGAGATTTGGCAAATTTAGCAATATCTGACCGGCTCCCTCCTAAAATGGCTTTTCCCACATCCTCCAGGCTGAGATCCATTCCCCAGTTGTTATTAATGAGAGAAGTCGAGGTTTTCATGAGAGAGTTAACAGAATGATGAAGTGCACTAGAGAGCTGTTTACTGCAACGGCTGAAGGGACGCCAGTCCAGCACGGCCGACGGCAGTTTCTGCATCTGTCCACCCTGAAATCGGTTCCCGCAGACAGTACAAGTCCTGTTGTCCACCAAGTGTGACTTGACATTGATCAAAAATGCACCTTTACTGCGCATCTGGACCACATCAAAACCTTCTCCTGCCAGATTGTAGCCAGGCACAAAAGGAGCTTTCTCACATTCTGTCTGAGAGCCTATGTGGCAAGCTGAGCTCATGTCAAGTGTTAGATGACAAAGagatacagaaaaacaagtgGATAACAGCGCAGTTATTCGTCTCCATAATGAAACCTATGGGGAAATTACAGGTTGACATTTAATATTTCACCTATAGggtaattcatttttttcagccAGAAACATATTTGAATATAATCTTAGGTAAACATTGATCTTTGTGCAGCTTTTCGAATATTACAGTAATTTAAATGCTGTAGGACTGAAATGATTGTTTAGATATGAAATTGAAGATGcattatactgaaaataacatcaTTCCGAGTTCACTTTTACCCACCCAGTAGCTTTCACACAACAGTCTGTTCGAGATGTGAGTCGAGATGTGTTAAACCCCAGAGCGACCTACTTTAGAAAAGTCTGTCTTTGTTGTAAAATACGGTTTCTTCATGAAAAGTTGTTGCTGTATAGCAACTTTCTCAAATGCTAGGGAGTTGAAAAGgctgtgtggaaaaatgtagCTTTGGCATTTGCAACAGGGAGTGTCTTCCTTTTCTGCCCTCCACAGATTACATCCGctgactggttttgttttgatgttttagtAAATCCCAGCTGTGCAGTGGGGGAGGGTTTCATGAGACTTTCTTGCAATGAGAATGAGGATGAAGGTCAAGATTAATCCCATCTTGATATGCGGATGACAAAATGTAGTTTGTGCCACTTATTTCCATTTCCCTCCAGTTGTTTGGGAGACAGATATGGGCCAATAAACAATTCAGAAAATATAACCATAAAAcgaatgcatttattttattgtcttttaatCACTGCTTTTTATGTGACAATAAATTGTggtacatttctgcatttgacagatgtttTTGTCCAGGGGGACTTTTTTCAACACATAATCTTTTGCAATGCTAAGACAAAGCTCTACCAAATGAGCTACAAGGATGCAATAATATAATGACCTATTTAAAACACATGGGTCTAACTTGAACTGACTTGCTCATATATTGGGCATACACATAGATATGAACATGGGTGTGCACAAGTTTGTACATTGTACTGTACATTCAATCTTATAACCGTGATGTTCCATTgatattttttactattatgAACTCCTTTACTCCTCTACTGTTAAATTTGATCTTTCTCtatgaaagatttatttttagtttctcTCTGAAAGTATTAATGagtatgtgtattttttcaatgtTGGTGTGATGATTTATATCTAAGTTAAATACAGCTGCACACTTCTTTTTTTGGAGAATTTATTCAtcataaaatgaaaagtaataGACAGAGATATacagatgtatatatatagcatTCACACAAAGCATTCTGCGTCCCAATTTTTCTTCCTGCCCCtctttttatgttaatgttaatcaTAATTATTTCACAATGGTcccattattaaaaataactttttgtacATTGAACACatattacattaaacattttgtggttccctctaaatcatttttaatattcatatagaTACAGTGGATATTTTAAATATCCACTGTATAGTGGTCTGTAAGTTgtacaataacattttcaagaaaTTTCAGCTAGCTTTACAGTTCATATTAGTACAGATTGTAGAGACGTACATTGACGAAAATAATTGTCTAAATGTTTTACTGGTGTATTTTACCAAAACTGATTACAATACTTGTCTGTAATattgtatttagttttaaaatagaAGGATAACAAGAAATTAGATGAGTGGTCTTTATAGAACGATTAATGCTAATAAAGTTACATTGAATTTTAACTGTAAATCACcaagcagccattttaaaaagATCATGGTGCTTATATAGGCTGAATAGGGTTTTCATTGGCAGTTCCCATCTGTTGTTCTCTCTGGTTCTCTACACCACTCTCACTGTGACTCTGACTATGAAGCTCTTCATACCCTCTGCTTACACCAAGACCAGAAAATCTCCTTCTTTTCACTAGAATCACTGTTCCTGCCGCGAAAAGAGCGATTAAAGCAATCAGACCAACAGCTAAACCTGCCTTCTCTCCTCCAGACATCTGAGAAGGTGCGTCAAACATCGATGCCATTTGCTTAATTTCACCAGGCTTTGCCAGTCGCCACATCTTAGTTCTTTCAACTCGTACCCATGACCGATCGCCTTCTGTCATTACAGCAATAGTGTTTGTTGCCATCATGCTTACCAGTGGTGGTCTCGAGAATGGTGGGAGACGGACAGGCTTTAACTGACCACCGGTAAAAACACCTGACTGGACGCAGAACAATATCTGACAGCCATCACTAATAGCAGCTAAATGTTGACTAAACTGAGTAGGACAGCGAGATTGATCGTTCGCAAGAGGGTTGCTGGACTGACAGCTAAAGAAACCACCGAAAGGAACAGAGAACCTAGTTCCTGTCTCATAATCATTGCTCAGACACACCATCATGCCATTTGACAAAAATCTCTGGGTGAAGAAATTTGGAGGACAGCCACGAGATTTGGTTATTGGGTTTTGTAAAGACGGTCCATACAGGCCTCCAAAAAGATATCCA containing:
- the prf1.5 gene encoding LOW QUALITY PROTEIN: perforin 1.5 (The sequence of the model RefSeq protein was modified relative to this genomic sequence to represent the inferred CDS: inserted 2 bases in 1 codon), producing METNNCAVIHLFFCXSLCHLTLDMSSACHIGSQTECEKAPFVPGYNLAGEGFDVVQMRSKGAFLINVKSHLVDNRTCTVCGNRFQGGQMQKLPSAVLDWRPFSRCSKQLSSALHHSVNSLMKTSTSLINNNWGMDLSLEDVGKAILGGSRSDIAKFAKSQNSVDKATFALHEISCTYYSYRLTDHPELSAEFSKHLQQLPSQYYDKTKPLYRRTIDTYGTHYIRQVHLGGRVRRVTAFRTCLATLKGLSETDIKNCLSIELKIALGFVPANVSFSNKCSQILKDHMSMGFYQGFMTHKIEVLGGEKYFPDLVLNQSPAEAYSSWMMSLHDNPDVISYSIFPLHHLVADPDVRANLRKAVTEYIEENRLPVDHEENRKCSQAPNLDHNCCPMRAGRGTLKVLVQRAAGLNADFFTRTDGFVKIWYNLMYEETEVIMDNNDPEWNANYDFESIEFGHELIFEVWDSDVFYNDMVGKCVVSPERGTHSHSCKLRGGILYFTYSASCYTHLTGPMCGRYSPTT